A single genomic interval of Novosphingobium ginsenosidimutans harbors:
- a CDS encoding DUF4139 domain-containing protein: protein MRRIITGAGLAMLAGSGLAQERSAQGDLSVTIYNNGQALVQDVRQVNLPAGKSRQEFPDVSAQIRSETVTLGGEGFGIVEQNFDYDLLSPAALMEKAVGQTVTLLHTNPATGAETRERATVLAVNGGVVLRIGERIEVLRDDGLPVRVIFDAIPPGLRARPTLSVTVDAAKAGPRPMSLSYLTPGLGWKADYVALFDDKAGKIDVQGWITLTNSTGTTFSNARALLVAGSVGRINQSPAYYRGAGSRPRGNVAGTESGTSQRLGDFHVYPIEGRTTIANAQTKQVSFLDAVGVPARRGYEFRSGWLASADQAESAASILKFSSARQGGIGEALPAGVVRVYMRDSRGQAQFIGESDIPHTPAGSSLALRTGDAFDVKVQPVVEKRESITTDEWEKFERWRVTMPDGSVRETAVERPKQFWRTQMKYIVTNAKPEPVTVDVVQGGLGQWWWWRDVRVPQESIKGMQENADERRWEVPVPANGKVELTVTFLTPW from the coding sequence ATGCGGCGGATCATAACAGGGGCCGGTCTGGCCATGCTGGCGGGCAGTGGACTGGCGCAGGAGCGGTCGGCGCAGGGCGATCTGTCGGTCACGATCTACAACAATGGCCAGGCGCTGGTGCAGGATGTGCGGCAGGTCAATCTGCCCGCCGGCAAGTCACGGCAGGAGTTTCCCGATGTCTCGGCCCAGATCCGCTCCGAAACGGTGACACTGGGCGGCGAAGGCTTCGGGATTGTCGAGCAGAACTTTGACTATGACCTGCTCTCCCCCGCTGCGCTGATGGAGAAGGCCGTGGGACAGACGGTCACCCTGCTGCACACAAATCCGGCGACCGGTGCCGAAACCCGCGAGCGGGCAACGGTGCTGGCGGTCAACGGCGGTGTGGTCCTGCGGATCGGCGAGCGGATCGAGGTGCTGCGCGACGATGGCCTGCCGGTGCGGGTGATCTTCGATGCCATCCCGCCCGGCCTGCGCGCCCGCCCGACGCTGAGCGTGACTGTCGATGCTGCCAAGGCTGGCCCGCGCCCGATGTCGCTCAGCTACCTGACCCCGGGCCTGGGCTGGAAGGCGGACTATGTCGCGCTGTTCGACGACAAAGCCGGGAAAATAGATGTCCAGGGCTGGATCACCCTGACCAACAGCACCGGCACCACCTTCAGCAATGCCCGGGCCTTGCTGGTGGCGGGCAGCGTCGGGCGGATCAACCAGTCACCGGCCTATTACCGCGGTGCCGGCAGCCGTCCGCGCGGCAATGTCGCCGGAACGGAGAGTGGGACCAGCCAGCGGCTGGGCGATTTTCACGTCTACCCGATCGAGGGTCGCACCACGATCGCCAATGCCCAGACCAAGCAGGTCAGCTTCCTTGATGCCGTAGGCGTGCCGGCGCGGCGCGGATATGAGTTTCGCAGCGGCTGGCTGGCCAGCGCGGACCAGGCTGAAAGCGCAGCCTCGATCCTCAAGTTCTCTTCCGCTCGCCAGGGCGGGATCGGCGAGGCGCTGCCAGCGGGGGTCGTCCGTGTCTACATGCGCGACAGCCGCGGCCAGGCGCAGTTCATTGGGGAGAGCGACATTCCGCACACCCCGGCCGGCTCGTCATTGGCACTGCGCACCGGTGATGCCTTTGACGTGAAGGTCCAGCCGGTGGTCGAGAAGCGTGAGAGCATCACCACCGACGAGTGGGAGAAGTTCGAACGCTGGCGGGTGACCATGCCCGATGGCTCGGTGCGCGAAACCGCGGTCGAGCGGCCCAAGCAGTTCTGGCGCACCCAGATGAAATACATCGTCACCAACGCCAAGCCCGAACCGGTGACGGTCGACGTGGTCCAGGGCGGCCTTGGCCAATGGTGGTGGTGGCGCGATGTCCGTGTGCCGCAGGAGAGCATCAAAGGCATGCAGGAGAACGCCGACGAGCGCCGCTGGGAGGTGCCGGTGCCGGCCAACGGCAAGGTTGAACTGACCGTCACCTTCCTCACGCCCTGGTAA
- a CDS encoding type II secretion system protein GspD → MLKFSMRLLAIALAAVGVVLLAPTVPLLAQGAPIPSVLEELKTVTADEGQAGFIARFSPQEPRVEPLNSNPESPALIIRNTLRVNSIPVRSVQKGLVRMVSFETRGADLVIRFDTVRPATASIEPAGPATIQIKIRPVSEEEATGSRPLGSQSEPVAKASELSPRAALNPGDRYELVPLKYADVSEVIGLLGDGTTIEPNNVFIRREPGFGSPAAGNQPSYYQSQSAAQAQPKPLGQAFGNGLGIDRRLNAIWITGSAEYIERIKDQIELIDVPVDSVILETQFVELTESGAKNLGIDFNNGAGQIAAGRLETGSFLPNSISLNPRDVLPSGVLQAAIYAQIEKGEGRILSRPRIAAQSGSTAKIITGDALPILTSIALSGVNAVSQQVQYVNVGVTLQIAPRVSPDGYVTSQIYGVVSSVTGFSQGYPTISQREAETSASVRDGETFVIGGLTQENVLRRKGKVPILGDIPLAGELFKIERSTRSKTELYIVITPHIVRHRRFEESATGAAPPSGGATAGSQDTKN, encoded by the coding sequence TTGCTCAAATTTTCCATGCGGTTGCTGGCCATTGCGCTGGCTGCGGTCGGGGTAGTGCTGCTGGCGCCGACCGTTCCGCTGCTGGCACAAGGCGCGCCGATCCCTTCGGTTCTGGAAGAGCTCAAGACGGTTACCGCTGATGAAGGGCAGGCCGGCTTTATCGCCCGCTTTTCTCCGCAGGAGCCCAGGGTCGAACCGCTCAACTCCAATCCGGAAAGTCCCGCCCTGATTATCCGCAACACGTTGCGGGTGAATTCGATCCCGGTCCGTAGCGTGCAGAAAGGACTGGTCCGCATGGTCTCTTTTGAGACGCGCGGTGCCGATCTGGTCATCCGCTTCGATACGGTAAGGCCTGCGACGGCTTCGATCGAACCGGCTGGTCCGGCAACGATCCAGATCAAGATCCGGCCTGTCAGTGAAGAAGAGGCGACAGGTAGCCGTCCGCTTGGTTCGCAGAGCGAGCCGGTGGCGAAAGCCAGCGAGCTTAGCCCGCGAGCGGCTCTAAATCCGGGCGATCGGTATGAACTGGTGCCGCTTAAATATGCCGATGTCAGCGAAGTGATCGGCCTCTTGGGCGATGGCACCACTATCGAGCCGAACAACGTGTTCATTCGCCGCGAGCCCGGCTTTGGTTCACCTGCTGCGGGCAATCAGCCGAGTTACTATCAGAGCCAGAGCGCCGCGCAGGCTCAGCCTAAGCCGCTCGGCCAGGCGTTTGGCAACGGCTTGGGGATCGACCGACGGCTCAATGCGATCTGGATCACGGGCAGCGCCGAATACATCGAGCGGATCAAGGATCAGATCGAACTGATCGACGTGCCAGTGGACAGTGTCATCCTCGAAACACAGTTTGTCGAACTGACCGAATCCGGCGCAAAGAACCTGGGCATCGATTTCAATAATGGCGCTGGGCAGATTGCAGCCGGACGGCTTGAAACAGGCTCTTTCCTGCCAAACAGCATCAGCCTCAATCCGCGCGACGTACTGCCATCCGGCGTGCTTCAGGCGGCGATCTATGCGCAGATCGAGAAGGGTGAAGGGCGCATCCTCTCGCGTCCGCGCATCGCGGCCCAATCGGGTTCCACCGCAAAGATCATTACCGGGGATGCCCTGCCAATCCTGACCTCAATTGCGCTCTCCGGGGTCAACGCTGTCTCGCAGCAGGTGCAGTATGTGAATGTCGGGGTGACCTTGCAGATCGCGCCGCGGGTCAGCCCGGATGGCTATGTCACCTCCCAGATTTATGGCGTGGTTTCCTCGGTTACCGGCTTTTCGCAGGGCTACCCCACGATCAGCCAGCGCGAGGCCGAGACTTCTGCTTCGGTGCGGGATGGGGAGACTTTCGTGATCGGCGGCCTAACGCAGGAAAACGTCCTGCGCCGCAAGGGCAAGGTGCCGATCCTTGGTGACATCCCGCTGGCGGGCGAATTGTTCAAGATCGAGCGATCGACCCGCTCGAAGACCGAGCTCTACATTGTCATTACACCGCACATCGTGCGTCATCGCCGCTTTGAAGAGAGCGCGACGGGCGCTGCACCACCATCTGGTGGAGCAACTGCCGGCTCGCAAGATACGAAGAATTGA
- a CDS encoding DUF4139 domain-containing protein: MRRFAALLLLIAAPLAAQERAPVVISAVPEKVAVTLYRDPDRGEDPIDADDPSSLALIVETRTVTLPAGVATVRFEGVAGGIVPQTAIMFNAAPRERNRDAALLSHGGLVDAFTGQRVTLRHTDPATGKTVEESATIRSAADRLVVTTPRGIEALYCSGLNQTVLYPNVPATLSAKPVLSMTTRDQPGGTVTITLAYLATGFDWDANYVVTIAPDGQSVGLLGWLTMASGDETTFPEATLAAVAGRIQRSDATSDDTGEDARWAASSLNRSWGCWPAGTTSSGLRSPPPPPPPAPPPMMMAMADSAEIIVTGMRREASLMSAPVAVTAVMEGLGDLKLYRVPIPVTVAAQSQKQVAFLAKDEIKGVLAYRSKVEWNEPSDPQILFRFKNSEKEGLGKPLPAGRLVFYQDGENGTMVMGESTLPDKAVDEEVELEIGNSEEVTLEHEEEASDLKGKWADHLVTVKNANPFPIRFELEFPTGSDMRFSRLSGRTERKPGKQVLVLAVPANSEQQVRYRSTEVRQPGD; the protein is encoded by the coding sequence TTGCGCCGCTTCGCCGCCCTGCTGCTGTTGATCGCCGCGCCGCTGGCTGCGCAAGAGCGCGCGCCAGTCGTCATCTCGGCCGTGCCAGAAAAGGTTGCGGTGACGCTCTATCGCGATCCCGACCGGGGCGAGGACCCGATTGATGCGGATGACCCGTCTTCGCTGGCGCTGATCGTCGAAACCCGTACTGTCACCCTGCCCGCCGGAGTGGCAACGGTACGGTTTGAAGGCGTCGCTGGCGGGATTGTCCCCCAGACCGCAATCATGTTCAACGCCGCACCGCGCGAACGCAACCGCGACGCTGCATTGCTCTCACACGGCGGGCTGGTCGATGCCTTCACCGGCCAGCGCGTGACCCTGCGCCACACCGATCCGGCCACCGGCAAGACGGTGGAGGAAAGCGCGACGATCCGTTCCGCCGCCGACCGACTGGTGGTGACCACACCGCGCGGGATCGAGGCGCTCTATTGTTCGGGCCTCAACCAGACCGTTCTCTACCCTAACGTTCCAGCAACGCTCTCGGCCAAGCCGGTGCTGTCGATGACCACGCGTGACCAGCCGGGCGGCACGGTAACGATCACCCTAGCCTATTTGGCTACCGGGTTCGATTGGGACGCGAACTACGTCGTTACGATCGCTCCAGATGGCCAGTCAGTCGGCCTGCTGGGCTGGCTGACCATGGCAAGCGGCGACGAAACGACCTTTCCCGAAGCTACGCTCGCCGCCGTGGCGGGCCGCATCCAGCGCTCGGACGCGACCAGCGACGACACCGGCGAAGACGCCCGCTGGGCCGCCAGTTCGCTTAACCGAAGTTGGGGCTGCTGGCCGGCTGGCACGACTTCCAGCGGGCTCCGTTCGCCGCCACCGCCACCCCCGCCCGCGCCACCGCCGATGATGATGGCAATGGCCGATTCAGCTGAGATCATCGTCACGGGCATGCGGCGCGAAGCCTCGCTGATGTCGGCACCTGTCGCGGTCACTGCCGTGATGGAGGGCCTGGGCGATCTCAAGCTCTATCGCGTGCCGATACCGGTCACCGTCGCGGCCCAGTCGCAGAAGCAGGTTGCCTTTCTGGCCAAGGACGAGATCAAGGGCGTGCTGGCCTATCGCTCAAAGGTGGAGTGGAACGAACCGAGCGATCCGCAGATCCTGTTCCGCTTCAAGAATAGTGAGAAGGAGGGCCTGGGCAAGCCGCTCCCGGCTGGTCGCCTGGTGTTCTACCAGGATGGCGAAAACGGCACGATGGTGATGGGCGAAAGCACTCTGCCGGACAAGGCAGTCGACGAGGAGGTCGAACTTGAGATCGGCAATAGCGAGGAGGTGACGCTTGAGCACGAGGAAGAGGCCAGCGATCTAAAGGGCAAGTGGGCCGATCACCTGGTCACGGTCAAGAACGCCAACCCCTTTCCGATCCGCTTCGAGCTGGAGTTTCCGACCGGCAGCGACATGCGTTTTTCGCGGCTTTCCGGGCGAACCGAGCGCAAGCCCGGCAAGCAGGTGCTGGTGCTGGCCGTGCCCGCCAACAGCGAGCAGCAGGTCCGCTATCGCAGCACCGAGGTGCGCCAGCCCGGTGACTAG
- a CDS encoding acylase: MGWMGKGLGGLIVVTAIAAVTLASWEPYLAEQPGPPPPRRDYRAEVLRDEWGVPHIIGKTDADVAFGTAWAHAEDDFKTLQEVVAMTRGRYGAIAGMDGAGVDFAYHFVGARDAANRDYDQLPADVRAVLEAYAAGLNRYAAQHRSEIRLTRLFPVNGKDIATGFALRLPFFFGLDRVLRPLSEGTEFRPEHGPRLDGKPAPLFGEGGGDQLVTSRPMPLPIGETVENAGSNAFAIAPKRSGDGVTRLFSNSHQPWRGGVAWYELRISSQQGWNFAGATFPGSPFPFMGHNANLGWTNTVNRPDLIDIYRLELDKIGTRYRLDGKWQKLAGKRVWLPVRFGPFVLPIPRTVWRTAHGPALINARGAFAVRYAGMGRIDSVTQYYRITKAQDFGQWQAAMAMQAVPATNFIYADKAGNIAYWYNAALPDRKAGPNWRSVVPGDRSDLIWQGPIAWRLVPKVVNPASGYVFNSNNTPFLAAGPGSELDPAKVPAIWGVETDLTNRTLRAAKLLAETPRIGREELLRIKFDTGYERAGYVAWMLDGIAKLKLSGELAAAQRLLAGWDMTADGRGNGADALAVMVLEPAMKASYGLKSPPDPGSVLAESVAHLKQHFGRIDPPLGEVLRIRQGKVDLPMDGGGDTLRAATDWDVDPDGRLSVKHGDSFVMLIEWDKAGQVRSESIQPYGAATTRPNSPHYADQAPLFAAKRFKPVYFDRPSILAHARSREVVTN, encoded by the coding sequence ATGGGTTGGATGGGCAAGGGGCTTGGCGGCCTGATCGTTGTGACAGCGATTGCCGCCGTTACGCTCGCTTCATGGGAACCCTATCTTGCCGAGCAACCTGGCCCCCCGCCCCCGCGGCGCGACTATCGCGCCGAGGTGCTCCGCGACGAATGGGGCGTACCGCACATCATCGGCAAGACCGACGCCGATGTCGCCTTCGGCACGGCCTGGGCCCATGCCGAGGACGATTTCAAGACGCTGCAGGAAGTCGTGGCCATGACCCGCGGCCGCTATGGCGCGATCGCCGGGATGGACGGGGCGGGTGTCGACTTCGCCTATCACTTCGTGGGCGCGCGCGATGCGGCTAATCGCGACTATGATCAGCTGCCGGCCGATGTCCGCGCCGTGCTGGAAGCCTATGCCGCGGGCCTCAACCGCTATGCTGCCCAGCACCGCAGCGAGATCCGCCTGACGCGGCTATTCCCGGTCAACGGCAAGGATATCGCCACCGGCTTCGCCTTGCGACTGCCCTTTTTCTTTGGGCTGGACCGGGTGCTGAGGCCGCTGAGCGAGGGGACAGAATTCCGTCCGGAGCACGGCCCGCGGCTGGATGGCAAGCCGGCACCGCTGTTCGGTGAGGGCGGCGGCGATCAGCTTGTCACCTCGCGGCCGATGCCCTTGCCGATTGGCGAGACGGTTGAGAACGCCGGATCCAACGCCTTTGCCATCGCTCCCAAACGCTCTGGCGATGGGGTAACCCGTCTGTTTTCCAACAGCCATCAGCCCTGGCGCGGTGGGGTCGCCTGGTACGAGCTGCGCATTTCGAGCCAGCAGGGCTGGAACTTTGCCGGGGCAACCTTCCCCGGCTCACCCTTCCCGTTCATGGGCCACAATGCCAACCTGGGCTGGACCAACACGGTCAACCGGCCCGACCTGATCGACATCTACCGGCTGGAGCTCGACAAGATCGGCACCCGCTATCGCCTTGATGGCAAATGGCAGAAACTAGCGGGCAAGCGCGTGTGGTTGCCGGTGCGGTTCGGCCCCTTCGTATTGCCGATACCGCGCACCGTCTGGCGCACCGCCCACGGCCCGGCGCTGATAAATGCGCGCGGAGCCTTTGCGGTGCGCTATGCCGGAATGGGCCGGATCGACAGCGTGACGCAGTATTACCGCATCACCAAAGCCCAGGACTTTGGGCAATGGCAGGCAGCGATGGCCATGCAGGCCGTGCCCGCCACCAATTTCATCTACGCAGACAAGGCCGGCAATATCGCCTATTGGTACAATGCCGCCCTGCCCGACCGGAAGGCGGGCCCCAACTGGCGCAGCGTGGTGCCGGGCGATCGCTCCGACCTGATCTGGCAAGGCCCGATCGCCTGGCGCCTGGTGCCCAAGGTGGTCAATCCGGCTTCCGGCTATGTCTTTAATTCAAACAACACGCCGTTCCTGGCTGCGGGTCCGGGCAGCGAACTGGATCCGGCCAAGGTTCCGGCGATCTGGGGGGTCGAAACCGATCTGACCAATCGCACCCTGCGCGCCGCCAAGTTGCTGGCCGAAACACCCCGGATCGGCCGAGAGGAACTGCTGCGGATCAAGTTCGACACCGGATATGAACGCGCCGGCTATGTGGCCTGGATGCTCGACGGGATCGCGAAGCTGAAGCTGTCAGGTGAGCTAGCCGCGGCCCAGCGCCTGCTCGCCGGGTGGGACATGACCGCCGATGGGCGCGGCAATGGCGCCGATGCCCTGGCGGTCATGGTGCTCGAACCGGCAATGAAGGCCAGCTACGGCCTGAAAAGCCCCCCGGACCCAGGGTCCGTGCTGGCAGAAAGCGTCGCGCACCTGAAGCAGCACTTCGGCCGGATCGACCCGCCGCTAGGTGAGGTGCTGCGCATTCGCCAGGGCAAGGTCGACCTGCCGATGGACGGCGGCGGCGATACCCTGCGCGCCGCGACCGACTGGGATGTCGATCCCGACGGCAGGCTTTCGGTCAAACACGGTGACAGCTTTGTCATGCTGATCGAATGGGACAAGGCCGGCCAGGTCCGCTCGGAGTCGATCCAGCCCTATGGCGCAGCAACCACCCGCCCGAACAGCCCGCACTATGCCGACCAGGCACCGCTGTTCGCCGCCAAGCGGTTCAAGCCGGTCTACTTCGATCGTCCCAGCATCCTCGCCCATGCCCGCAGCCGCGAGGTGGTGACCAACTGA
- a CDS encoding M16 family metallopeptidase, which produces MPRFFTASIIALAIAGTPALAKDTAKDPQPAPLSALVKSVNIPYQQFTLPNGLQVLVHTDRKAPVVAVSVWYGVGSKHEPKGKTGFAHLFEHLMFNGSENSPGDFFKPLQEVGATDFNGTTWFDRTNYFQTVPTGALDRALMLESDRMGYLLGAVTQEKLTNQIGVVQNEKRQGDNQPYGLVEYEQLENLYPSGHPYHHSTIGSMADLSGASLEDVKQWFRDNYGPNNAILVLAGDIDLPTAQAKVTKWFGAIPAGPKIKPVSVPVPDLPAPLAKTIKDQVATTRIYRMWAIPGLDNPDYLALEAGASVLGGLASSRLDDALVRQQKVAVGVTADAQIFAQGGQFVIYADVKPGEDPAKVGAALDGEVAKFLREGPTPDELRRASTTYATNEIRGLESVGGFSGKAPTLAEGLLYNGTPGHYRIALDRMAKLTPAAVRTAMQKWLSRPVFSLTVEPGTRTEGGENRGGYVVSPDGLGARPAFFRDPLFPVAGAGGAATATQADRSKLPEVGELTPLDFPTIERAKLSNGMQVYFTRRAAVPVVSVRVSFDAGFAADPKSALGTQALLLRLMNEGTEKLDSTELARARERLGANIRGFADTDTTSFQLDTVTPNLAPSLKLFSDFIRRPALAPAELERVRVQQLAAIRAELKNPGPIASRVLQPLLYGKDHPYGIAPSGTGDPAVVEKLTREQLKDFHDQWFRPETAKVFVSGNTSLAEVTKLLEASFADWKGPAGPAPTKNFNVPIPVQSERIVLVDRPASPQSLILAGKVLPVKGTDDLLTLRSANDILGGNFLSRINMNLRETKGWSYGAGSGVGNTQDRVTFRVQAPVQADRTGDSIAEIRKELTSFLTTNGVSAEELGWSTTGSARELPGSFETSGDVLGGLVNIVNFKRPDTWYETLADRYKTMTAAELDAKAREMKLGEGLVYVVVGDAKVVEPQLKQLGLPVEVIPAAK; this is translated from the coding sequence ATGCCACGATTCTTTACTGCATCGATCATCGCACTTGCCATTGCCGGGACCCCGGCCCTGGCCAAGGACACTGCTAAGGACCCGCAACCGGCACCGCTTTCGGCGCTCGTGAAGTCGGTCAATATTCCCTACCAGCAGTTCACCCTGCCCAATGGTCTGCAGGTCCTGGTCCACACTGATCGCAAGGCACCGGTCGTCGCCGTTTCGGTCTGGTACGGGGTCGGTTCCAAGCATGAGCCCAAGGGCAAAACCGGATTTGCGCACCTGTTCGAACACCTGATGTTCAACGGCTCGGAAAACTCCCCGGGCGATTTCTTCAAGCCGCTGCAGGAAGTCGGCGCGACCGATTTCAACGGCACCACCTGGTTTGATCGCACCAACTATTTCCAAACCGTGCCGACCGGCGCGCTCGACCGGGCGCTGATGCTGGAAAGCGACCGGATGGGCTATCTGCTCGGCGCGGTGACCCAGGAAAAGCTGACCAACCAGATCGGCGTGGTCCAGAATGAAAAGCGCCAGGGTGACAACCAGCCCTATGGTCTGGTCGAATATGAGCAGCTGGAGAACCTCTATCCCTCGGGCCACCCTTACCACCACTCGACCATCGGCTCGATGGCAGACCTCAGCGGTGCCAGCCTTGAAGACGTGAAGCAGTGGTTCCGCGACAACTACGGCCCCAACAATGCGATCCTGGTGCTGGCCGGTGACATCGACCTGCCGACCGCTCAGGCCAAGGTGACCAAGTGGTTTGGCGCGATCCCGGCTGGTCCCAAGATCAAGCCGGTGAGTGTACCGGTGCCCGATCTGCCGGCGCCGCTGGCCAAGACCATCAAAGACCAGGTGGCGACCACGCGGATCTACCGCATGTGGGCGATCCCCGGCCTCGACAATCCTGATTACCTCGCGCTGGAAGCCGGCGCTTCGGTGCTGGGCGGCCTCGCCAGCTCGCGTCTCGATGACGCGCTGGTCCGCCAGCAGAAGGTCGCTGTTGGCGTCACCGCCGATGCCCAGATCTTTGCCCAGGGCGGCCAGTTCGTGATCTATGCCGACGTCAAGCCGGGAGAAGACCCGGCCAAGGTTGGTGCCGCGCTCGATGGCGAAGTGGCAAAGTTCCTGCGTGAAGGCCCGACCCCTGACGAACTGCGCCGGGCCAGCACGACCTATGCCACCAACGAGATCCGCGGGCTCGAATCGGTCGGCGGATTCAGCGGCAAGGCCCCCACGCTGGCGGAAGGCCTGCTCTACAACGGCACGCCGGGCCACTACCGGATCGCGCTCGACCGGATGGCCAAGCTGACCCCGGCGGCGGTCCGCACCGCGATGCAGAAGTGGCTTTCGCGCCCGGTCTTCTCGCTGACAGTTGAGCCTGGCACCCGCACCGAAGGCGGTGAGAACCGCGGCGGCTATGTCGTCTCGCCCGACGGCCTGGGCGCGCGCCCGGCCTTCTTCCGCGATCCGCTGTTCCCGGTCGCCGGGGCTGGCGGTGCAGCCACGGCAACCCAGGCAGACCGCTCCAAGCTGCCCGAGGTGGGCGAACTGACCCCGCTTGATTTCCCGACGATCGAACGGGCCAAGCTCTCCAACGGGATGCAGGTCTACTTCACCCGGCGCGCAGCTGTGCCGGTGGTCTCGGTCCGCGTCTCGTTTGATGCCGGCTTTGCCGCCGATCCCAAGTCGGCGCTCGGCACCCAGGCGCTGCTGCTGCGGCTGATGAACGAAGGCACGGAAAAGCTCGATTCGACCGAGCTGGCCCGCGCCCGCGAGCGCCTTGGCGCCAACATCCGCGGCTTTGCCGATACCGACACCACCTCGTTCCAGCTCGATACGGTAACGCCCAACCTGGCGCCGTCACTCAAGCTGTTCTCGGACTTCATCCGCCGCCCGGCGCTGGCCCCGGCCGAACTGGAGCGGGTCCGCGTCCAGCAGCTTGCCGCGATCCGCGCCGAGCTGAAGAATCCTGGCCCAATCGCCAGCCGCGTGCTTCAGCCACTGCTCTACGGCAAAGACCACCCCTATGGCATCGCGCCGTCGGGCACGGGTGATCCGGCCGTGGTCGAAAAGCTGACCCGTGAGCAGCTCAAGGACTTCCACGACCAGTGGTTCCGCCCAGAAACCGCCAAGGTCTTCGTCAGCGGCAATACCTCGCTGGCCGAAGTGACCAAGCTGCTCGAAGCCAGCTTCGCCGACTGGAAGGGCCCGGCCGGCCCTGCACCGACCAAGAACTTCAACGTGCCCATCCCGGTCCAGTCGGAACGGATCGTGCTGGTCGACCGTCCGGCCTCGCCGCAGTCGCTGATCCTGGCGGGCAAGGTCCTGCCGGTGAAGGGCACCGATGATCTGCTGACGCTGCGCTCGGCCAACGATATCCTGGGCGGCAACTTCCTCTCGCGCATCAACATGAACCTGCGCGAGACCAAGGGCTGGTCCTATGGCGCCGGCAGCGGCGTGGGCAACACCCAGGACCGGGTCACATTCCGCGTCCAGGCACCGGTCCAGGCTGACCGTACCGGGGATTCGATCGCCGAGATCCGCAAGGAACTGACCAGCTTCCTCACAACCAACGGCGTGAGCGCCGAGGAGCTGGGCTGGTCAACCACCGGCAGCGCGCGCGAACTCCCCGGCTCATTCGAAACCTCGGGTGACGTGCTGGGCGGCCTGGTCAACATCGTCAACTTCAAGCGGCCGGACACCTGGTACGAGACCCTGGCCGATCGCTACAAGACGATGACCGCAGCCGAGCTCGACGCCAAGGCGCGCGAGATGAAACTGGGCGAAGGTCTGGTCTATGTCGTGGTCGGCGATGCCAAGGTGGTCGAACCGCAGCTTAAGCAGCTCGGCCTTCCGGTAGAGGTAATTCCAGCCGCCAAGTGA
- a CDS encoding S8 family serine peptidase, with protein sequence MTKTIRLALAALPFAALAVPAQAQVAGEKIPNAYICVFKAGAVGRGQAEAEARGAVQAHGGQMGHVYRNTIRGFSANMPAAAIERMKAANPNIAYCEQDQFMATPPIRIEARPGGGGTQPPQETPWGIARVNGGAAGTFGTAWVIDTGIDQTHPDLNVDTARSRSFLGGTTLPWDENGHGTHVAGTIAALNNTIGVIGVAPGAPVVAVRVLNRRGSGTNSGVIAGVDYVGSAGRAGDVANMSLGGGVSQALDDAVIAAAAGGVKFALAAGNESDNANNHSPARANGPNVFTVSAFANGDVWASFSNYGNPPIDYAEPGVSIKSTWLSGGYNTISGTSMATPHLAGILLARATPANGGTVSGDPAAPADTIGTR encoded by the coding sequence ATGACCAAGACGATCCGATTGGCGCTTGCCGCACTGCCGTTTGCCGCACTGGCCGTGCCGGCCCAGGCTCAGGTGGCGGGAGAGAAGATCCCGAACGCCTATATTTGCGTGTTCAAGGCCGGCGCGGTTGGACGCGGCCAGGCAGAGGCTGAGGCGCGCGGTGCCGTCCAGGCCCATGGTGGGCAGATGGGTCATGTCTACCGCAACACCATCCGCGGCTTTTCGGCCAACATGCCGGCCGCCGCGATCGAACGCATGAAGGCCGCCAATCCAAACATTGCCTATTGCGAGCAAGACCAGTTCATGGCGACCCCGCCGATCCGGATCGAAGCACGGCCCGGCGGTGGCGGCACCCAGCCGCCGCAGGAAACCCCGTGGGGCATCGCTCGCGTGAATGGCGGGGCTGCTGGCACCTTTGGCACCGCCTGGGTGATCGATACCGGGATCGATCAGACCCATCCCGATCTCAATGTCGATACGGCGCGCAGCCGCAGCTTCCTCGGCGGCACGACGCTGCCCTGGGATGAGAACGGCCACGGCACGCACGTTGCCGGCACGATTGCGGCACTGAATAATACGATTGGCGTGATCGGCGTGGCACCGGGTGCGCCCGTGGTAGCCGTCCGCGTGCTCAATCGTCGTGGCAGCGGAACCAATTCGGGCGTCATCGCCGGGGTCGACTATGTCGGCAGCGCGGGCCGGGCAGGCGATGTTGCCAACATGAGCCTGGGCGGCGGCGTCAGCCAGGCCCTTGACGATGCGGTGATTGCCGCGGCTGCTGGCGGCGTAAAGTTCGCGCTCGCGGCAGGTAACGAATCCGATAATGCCAACAACCACTCGCCGGCTCGTGCGAATGGTCCAAACGTCTTCACAGTATCGGCCTTCGCCAACGGCGATGTCTGGGCCAGCTTCTCGAACTATGGCAACCCCCCGATCGACTATGCGGAACCGGGCGTGTCGATCAAGTCGACCTGGCTGAGCGGTGGCTACAACACCATCAGCGGCACTTCGATGGCGACGCCGCACCTGGCCGGCATCCTTCTGGCGCGGGCAACGCCGGCCAATGGCGGCACCGTCAGTGGCGACCCGGCTGCTCCAGCGGACACGATCGGCACCCGCTGA